The Brachionichthys hirsutus isolate HB-005 chromosome 3, CSIRO-AGI_Bhir_v1, whole genome shotgun sequence genome has a window encoding:
- the LOC137917762 gene encoding ataxin-1-like: protein MKSHQERSNGCLPPKKREILALEQRPVAVAAATPPAAVVADPPHTENLAWLASVASERCKSRDAEISRYPISSTSSSSPSTSIPSSATPLSAVPLASLPAVYPTTLPQQAGTIQFAQLAPSVQFISSGPYAGYISSHIISTNTNATPNNSAIGQRPHLDGYTTALISPNAKGDQQLQIGLSPTELAPLSIPSSPQVTSQYIHLDSRTPLTVSGHPVTPPTAHLQLHPHAAVLPQTLTLAPSQLVVQYADGSAGKKPEGHAKGLLNGELEVIRQSKIAGQPVNPQVQSYEARHILLPADYGHNHAGLQTSLVLVAQPNHGADREAGSNKISLVQAEKGGICLGRPVSRSSSFTSLSSSDVVKSMGPHTVIQTTLPSEDLPASLYSSTQPPIIGYITSANQHALGYHTALPQHLVIPSGQSLLIPVSSTNNGTDIEVSRTVSTLTAATTPQISTTMPHAYLATALSKCDAIGSDGNQPSSVIAQSPAMPVLPSNPTPAVAAANSPAPVPTAPVPPPVPVPMQASPSPSISSASSPVELPPFFMRGSIIQLADGELKRVEDLKTEDFIQSAEISSELKIDSSTVERIDNGQSPNAVVIQFSVGALKAQVCVEVLVEYPFFVFGQGWSSCCPDRTTQLFELSCAKLCVGDVCVSLTLRGLRNGSVTDSELFGTTLKAGRLSDSCSTVDAAGSPNTAHSNGGLLMKASSTDRPVREEVTGPGQGLERAPGQREGIYGAGPMPAGKGTQEERRESMKTDTCGDSERPAARKRRWSAPERDQTERVEEEPPLTLPKPSFIPQEVKISIEGHSSSGSERRLKKRADC from the exons ATGAAATCTCATCAAGAGAGGAGTAATGGATGCTTGCCTCCCAAGAAGCGGGAGATCCTGGCTCTTGAGCAGAGGCCCGTGGCAGTAGCTGCAGCAACCCCTCCAGCTGCAGTGGttgctgaccccccccacacagagaACTTAGCATGGCTAGCAAGTGTAGCCAGCGAACGCTGCAAATCCAGGGATGCAGAGATCTCAAGATACCCCATCTCCTCcacgtcctcctcttctccttccaccTCCATCCCGTCGTCAGCCACTCCCCTGTCTGCAGTGCCCCTGGCTTCTCTTCCTGCAGTCTACCCTACGACGCTTCCTCAGCAGGCTGGGACGATCCAGTTTGCCCAGCTTGCACCCAGTGTTCAGTTCATCAGCTCTGGGCCCTACGCTGGCTACATTTCCTCCCACATTATTTCCACCAACACAAACGCTACACCCAACAACTCCGCCATTGGACAGCGACCCCACCTGGATGGTTATACCACTGCCCTGATCTCCCCCAACGCCAAAGGGGATCAGCAGCTACAAATAGGTCTCTCGCCCACAGAACTTGCTCCTCTGTCAATTCCAAGTTCACCCCAAGTCACCAGCCAGTACATTCATCTGGACAGCAGAACACCTCTGACCGTCAGCGGGCACCCCGTCACTCCACCCACAGCCCacctgcagctccatcctcacGCGGCAGTCCTCCCTCAGACACTTACCCTCGCTCCATCCCAGCTGGTTGTTCAGTATGCCGATGGCTCAGCTGGAAAGAAACCAGAGGGGCATGCTAAGGGTCTGCTGAATGGGGAACTGGAGGTCATCAGACAGAGTAAAATAGCAGGCCAGCCAGTGAACCCGCAGGTCCAGAGCTACGAGGCCAGACATATCCTCCTGCCAGCAGACTACGGCCACAACCATGCAGGACTCCAGACTTCACTGGTGCTGGTGGCCCAGCCCAACCACGGCGCTGACCGTGAAGCCGGCTCAAATAAGATCTCTTTAGTCCAGGCCGAGAAAGGGGGCATCTGCTTGGGGAGGCCAGTGTCCAGATCTTCCTCTTTCACGTCCCTCTCTTCTTCAGATGTGGTCAAATCGATGGGTCCTCATACAGTAATTCAGACAACGCTGCCCTCTGAGGATCTGCCAGCTAGTCTTTACTCCTCGACGCAACCACCCATCATTGGCTACATCACCAGTGCAAACCAGCATGCCCTCGGCTACCATACAGCATTGCCTCAGCACCTGGTCATCCCAAGCGGCCAGTCCCTCCTCATCCCAGTTAGTAGCACCAACAACGGGACTGACATTGAGGTCAGTCGTACGGTGAGCACCCTGACTGCTGCAACCACGCCTCAGATATCCACCACCATGCCACATGCCTATTTGGCCACAGCCCTGTCCAAGTGTGACGCAATTGGGTCAGATGGGAATCAACCATCCTCCGTCATTGCACAGTCGCCAGCAATGCCGGTCTTGCCATCAAACCCGACTCCTGCAGTGGCTGCAGCTAATTCTCCAGCTCCAGTCCCTACTGCTCCTGTCCCACCTCCTGTCCCTGTGCCAATGCAGGCCTCCCCAtccccctccatctcctctgcCTCTTCCCCTGTAGAACTTCCTCCATTCTTCATGCGAGGCTCCATCATCCAACTGGCCGATGGCGAGCTGAAGCGCGTGgaggacctgaagacggaggaTTTCATCCAGAGCGCTGAGATCAGCAGTGAGCTGAAGATTGATTCCAGCACCGTTGAGCGCATTGACAATGGACAAAGTCCTAATGCTGTGGTCATACAGTTTTCTGTGGGAGCGCTCAAAGCGCAG GTATGCGTGGAGGTGCTGGTGGAGTATCCCTTCTTCGTGTTTGGCCAGGGCTGGTCGTCCTGCTGCCCGGACCGGACCACCCAGCTCTTTGAGCTGTCCTGTGCTAAGCTGTGTGTGGGCGACGTTTGTGTGTCGCTGACCCTCCGCGGTTTGAGAAACGGTTCAGTAACGGACAGCGAGCTCTTTGGGACCACGCTAAAGGCTGGTCGCCTCTCTGACTCCTGTAGCACTGTGGACGCCGCCGGCAGTCCAAACACTGCACACAGTAACGGTGGCCTCCTCATGAAGGCTTCCAGCACAGACAGGCCGGTGAGGGAGGAGGTAACCGGGCCAGGACAAGGGCTGGAGCGAGCACCAGGACAACGGGAGGGGATCTACGGAGCGGGGCCGATGCCGGCAGGCAAGGGAACGCAAGAAGAAAGACGAGAATCAATGAAAACAGACACATGTGGTGATTCAGAGAGACCTGCAGCCCGCAAGAGACGCTGGTCGGCTCCAGAGCGGGATCAGACTGAGAGAGTCGAGGAGGAGCCGCCTCTGACTCTGCCCAAACCCTCTTTCATTCCTCAGGAGGTTAAAATCAGCATCGAGGGCCATTCCAGCTCTGGGAGTGAAAGGCGCTTGAAGAAACGAGCAGACTGTTGA
- the LOC137917653 gene encoding protein FAM8A1-like, with translation MAAEENTNTEAEEEQNITPHNEVEADMNTISQRLDVHNSMEAEKHAKERRSTTEYCAQLQAWMWQYYSGYGSWQSWLAASAMSSCPYLQSANGMSASHDWYGGPFALSASSPSSRAGGVAVTAQPPPPPQERGNAQRPGREYSIPSPAQRLLAEMMDFFILFFIKATIIISMMHLSGIKDVSKFAMHFIVEEIDEDTSMEELQKMMLVALVYRMLVCFYEIVCIWGAGGATPGKFLIGLRVVTCDSSVLVQPNRVVVVPATNVSLSGSIVRALNKNFSIAFFFPAFITLLFFQHNRTVYDMVAGTIVVKRPRIR, from the exons ATGGCCGCcgaggaaaacacaaacaccgaagcagaggaggaacagAATATAACACCTCATAACGAAGTTGAAGCAGATATGAACACGATTTCCCAAAGACTAGACGTTCACAACTCGATGGAAGCCGAGAAACACGCAAAAGAGCGCCGCTCCACCACGGAATACTGCGCGCAGCTCCAGGCGTGGATGTGGCAGTACTACAGCGGCTATGGGAGCTGGCAAAGCTGGCTGGCGGCGTCGGCCATGTCGTCCTGTCCTTATTTACAGTCAGCGAACGGGATGTCGGCTTCCCACGACTGGTACGGCGGCCCCTTTGCGCTGTCTGCGTCCTCCCCGAGCAGCCGGGCAGGCGGGGTCGCAGTGACCgcccagccgccgccgccgccgcaggaGCGTGGAAATGCGCAAAGACCAG GTCGGGAGTACAGCATCCCGTCCCCTGCTCAGAGACTCCTGGCTGAGATGATGgatttcttcattttgtttttcatcaaagCGACTATAATCATCAGTATGATGCACCTGAGTGGAATAAA GGACGTCTCAAAGTTCGCCATGCACTTCATAGTAGAGGAAATTGACGAGGACACGTCGATGGAGGAGCTCCAGAAAATGATGCTTGTTGCGCTTGTGTACCGGATGTTGGTGTGTTTCTATGAG ATCGTGTGTATttggggagcaggaggagccaCTCCGGGGAAGTTCCTCATCGGACTCCGAGTTGTTACTTGTGACTCGTCAGTTCTGGTTCAGCCCAACAGGGTGGTCGTCGTACCAGCGACTAATGTTTCCTTGTCTGG ATCAATTGTCCGAGCCTTGAACAAGAATTTTTCGATAGCCTTCTTTTTCCCGGCCTTCATCACCCTGCTGTTCTTCCAACACAACAGGACTGTGTATGATATGGTGGCAGGTACAATAGTCGTTAAGCGGCCCAGGATCAGATGA
- the fabp4b gene encoding fatty acid binding protein 4b: MVEQFCGTWTLTASENFDDYMKAIGVNFATRQLGNAIKPDLVISVDEAGVVTVKSVSTFKSTEIRFRLNEEFSEVTADGRSTKTVVSLENGKLVQKQTWDGKQTTLEREIRGGLLTAKCIMGDVFAVRTYKPA; the protein is encoded by the exons atggTTGAACAGTTTTGTGGGACCTGGACTCTGACTGCCAGCGAGAACTTTGACGACTACATGAAGGCCATCG GTGTGAACTTCGCCACTCGGCAATTGGGCAACGCGATCAAACCTGACCTGGTGATCAGCGTGGATGAAGCGGGCGTCGTTACCGTGAAGTCGGTGAGCACGTTCAAGAGCACAGAGATCCGGTTCAGGCTGAACGAGGAGTTCAGCGAGGTCACCGCGGACGGCCGAAGCACCAAG ACAGTCGTCTCTTTGGAGAATGGCAAACTTGTGCAAAAACAGACCTGGGATGGGAAGCAAACGACGCTGGAACGGGAGATACGAGGTGGACTCTTGACAGCT AAATGTATCATGGGAGACGTTTTCGCCGTGAGGACTTACAAACCAGCTTGA
- the LOC137917578 gene encoding hairy/enhancer-of-split related with YRPW motif protein 1-like produces the protein MKRSHNSSSSESDLDDTVDVDVDVDVEKSSGDENGQLDSHGSMSPSTSTQVQARKKRRGIIEKRRRDRINNSLSELRRLVPSAFDKQGSAKLEKAEILQMTVDHLKMLHASGGKGYFEAHAVAKDYRSLGFRECLAEAARYLTIVEGRESADPLRMRLVSHLSSYASQREVHSGLEHLAWGPAYGTAHAHLPHPLLLQHPHGRTPASRSCSSPPSSSSSSTSSSSTEASGTLRLSGLSPAESLRRPSKSPLSLSLPVSTSKLSPPLLASLSSLSAFPFAFSAFPLVSPSSLSAVSPSSTLSKPYRPWGTEIGAF, from the exons ATGAAGCGAAGCCACAACTCCAGCTCATCGGAGAGCGACCTGGACGACaccgtggacgtggacgtggacgtggacgtggagaAGAGCAGCGGCGACGAAAATGG tCAACTTGATTCCCACGGCTCAATGTCACCGTCCACATCCACCCAAGTTCAAGCCAGAAAAAAGCGCAGAGGG ATCATTGAGAAACGGAGACGTGACCGGATCAATAATAGTCTCTCAGAGCTGAGAAGATTGGTCCCGAGTGCTTTTGACAAACAG GGATCAGCTAAATTGGAAAAAGCAGAGATTTTGCAGATGACTGTGGACCATTTGAAGATGCTCCATGCATCTGGTGGCAAAG GCTACTTTGAGGCTCACGCTGTTGCTAAGGACTACCGTAGCCTGGGTTTCAGGGAGTGCTTGGCAGAGGCGGCCCGCTACCTGACCATCGTAGAGGGTCGGGAGAGCGCAGACCCCCTCCGTATGCGCTTGGTGTCCCACCTCAGCAGCTATGCGTCTCAGAGGGAGGTGCACTCAGGCCTGGAACACTTAGCCTGGGGCCCTGCGTACGGGACTGCCCATGCCCACCttccccaccccctcctccttcaACACCCCCACGGTAGAACCCCTGCATCCAGAAGCTGCAGTAGCCCCCCctcttcatcgtcatcttccacatcttcctcttccactgaAGCATCTGGGACGTTAAGACTCAGTGGCCTGTCCCCCGCGGAGTCCCTCAGGAGGCCTTCCAAAAGCCCGCTGTCCCTCAGTCTGCCGGTGTCGACATCCAAGCTATCGCCGCCACTTCTTGCGTCCCTCTCCTCATTGTCGGCGTTCCCTTTCGCGTTCAGCGCGTTCCCTCTGGTCTCCCCATCATCGCTGAGTGCAGTGAGCCCCTCCTCCACCCTGTCAAAGCCTTACAGGCCTTGGGGCACAGAGATCGGGGCCTTCTGA
- the stmn2a gene encoding stathmin-2a encodes MAKTATAYKEKMKELSVLSLICSCFYPETQKKLEQELEDVEVKPINQRASGQAFEVILKPLSPVSEVAQNLPSPPKRDISLGDIERKLEAAEDRRKCQEAQVLRALAEKREHERDVLLKAMEENSLFSKMAEEKLQMKMEQIKENRDAHQAAKLERLQEKERHAALVRKNKELREELTP; translated from the exons ATGGCTAAAACCGCGACCG CATACAAAGAAAAGATGAAGGAGTTGTCTGTCCTCTCCCTCATCTGCTCCTGCTTCTATCCGGAAACGCAAAAGAAGCTTGAGCAGGAGTTGGAAG ACGTGGAGGTGAAACCGATAAACCAGCGCGCCTCTGGCCAGGCGTTTGAGGTGATTCTCAAGCCTTTGTCTCCGGTATCAGAAGTCGCCCAGAACCTTCCCTCGCCCCCGAAGCGAGACATCTCCTTGGGGGACATTGAGAGGAAACTGGAGGCCGCTGAAGATCGAAGGAAA TGCCAGGAGGCCCAGGTGCTGAGGGCTTTGGCGGAAAAGCGAGAGCATGAGAGGGATGTGTTGCTAAAGGCCATGGAAGAGAACAGCCTCTTCAGCAAGATGGCAGAGGAGAAGCTCCAGATGAAGATGGAGCAGATCAAGGAGAACCGCGACGCCCATCAGGCAGCCAAACTTGAGCGTCTGCAGGAGAAG GAGAGACATGCAGCTTTGGTGCGCAAGAACAAGGAGCTCAGAGAAGAGCTGACTCCATGA
- the upp1 gene encoding uridine phosphorylase 1 yields MEPKDAEPIESRSSPVCVNNPYLDQMKDDILYHFSLATATHDLPAMFGDVKFVCVGGSQRRMKSFIEYAAAELDMGDPESDYPDLCAGTDRYAMYKVGPVLSVSVWLEPGTVVITKQSVDPTFTPKFEQIVLGKLVVRNTDLDRSLAEELLQCSKELNQFKAVMGNTMCTMDFYEGQARMDGAFCSFTEKEKREYLKKAHDAGVCNIEMESIVFAAMCNLSGLQAAVVCVTLLDRLEGDQMSSSHEVLQDYAKRIQILVGYYIKKQLKAEAVQVHN; encoded by the exons aTGGAGCCAAAGGACGCGGAGCCGATCGAGTCGCGCAGCAG CCCCGTTTGTGTGAACAACCCATACCTGGATCAAATGAAAGACGACATCCTCTACCACTTCAGCCTGGCAACTGCAACTCACGACCTACCGGCAATGTTCGGAGATGTCAAG tTCGTGTGTGTTGGGGGCAGTCAAAGGAGGATGAAGTCATTTATTGAGTACGCCGCTGCAGAGCTCGATATGGGAGACCCTGAATCTGATTACCCAGATCTCTGTGCTGGAACTGATCGCTATGCCATGTACAAAGTTGGCCCGGTCCTCTCTGTCAGTGTAT ggCTTGAACCTGGGACTGTTGTTATCACCAAGCAATCTGTGGATCCCACCTTCACGCCCAAGTTTGAGCAGATCGTCCTGGGGAAGTTGGTGGTACGCAACACGGACCTGGACCGAAGCCTggctgaggagctgctgcagtgcaGCAAGGAGCTTAACCAGTTTAAGGCGGTGATGGGCAACACGATGTGCACAATGGATTTCTACGAAG GACAAGCACGAATGGACGGAGCGTTCTGCTCCTTCACCGAGAAGGAAAAACGGGAATACCTCAAAAAAGCCCATGATGCAGGCGTCTGTAATATTGAGATGGAGTCAATCGTTTTTGCTGCCATGTGCAACCTAAGTGGTCTGCAAG CGGCGGTGGTCTGCGTGACATTACTGGATCGTCTGGAAGGGGATCAGATGAGCAGCTCTCATGAGGTCCTTCAAGATTACGCAAAGCGTATTCAGATACTGGTCGGATATTACATAAAGAAGCAGCTGAAGGCCgaagcagtacaagtacataaCTAA